In Plasmodium sp. gorilla clade G2 genome assembly, chromosome: 5, one genomic interval encodes:
- a CDS encoding apical rhoptry neck protein, translated as MKKIYFILLILFHLNFMNCFRKYDKNKNNSLISHSINNEEKNKKNNNNNNKNKKNDNSFSATSFLNEKNKNKSYTNVSKIKNIYIRGESNKTTNIEEEEEEEEKKNILNNNDKETNYSFLSLKFFPFILTSLLHTGINQIPRNTDIELYEFEKSPMIRHMLVAEERKNAYTYMFFIVISFVVVLLIALFIFKFFFNL; from the coding sequence atgaagaaaatatatttcattttgttaatcctatttcatttaaattttatgaaCTGTTTCagaaaatatgataaaaataagaataacaGTTTAATAAGTCAttcaataaataatgaagaaaaaaataaaaaaaataataacaataataataaaaataagaagaatGATAATAGTTTCAGTGCtacttcttttttaaatgaaaaaaataaaaacaaaagttATACAAATGTGtcaaaaataaagaatatatatataaggggAGAATCAAACAAAACAACAAAtatagaagaagaagaagaagaagaagaaaaaaaaaatatattaaataataatgataaagaaactaattattcatttttatcattgaAGTTTTTTCCATTCATTTTAACTTCTTTACTTCATACAGGAATTAATCAAATACCACGTAATACTGATAttgaattatatgaatttgaAAAAAGTCCAATGATAAGACATATGTTAGTAGCAGAAGAGAGAAAAAATGCATATacttatatgttttttattgttatatctTTTGTTGTTGTTTTACTTATAgctctttttatttttaaattttttttcaatctttaa
- a CDS encoding EKC/KEOPS complex subunit CGI121, with protein MSTTKLHILDQELDITLILFKNVVNSKDLLESYKKSMNDNICYVNDFFLLLDSNLVYNENHILHSIYRAHHNFQSKKRITKNIFLEILFLLSPHENINECLKQYQIKNDSSSVIYVGINISKDQVDMFIKSVQGDQTDFNELPFLHDREKILENFKCDNMDNLERFIYHNIASKKINLS; from the exons atgagtaCAACAAAATTACATATACTTGATCAAGAACTAGATATcactttaattttatttaaaaatgttgTTAATTCAAAAGACCTATTAgaaagttataaaaaaagtatgAATGACAATATTTGTTATGTGAATgatttctttcttttattaGATAGTAATTTG gtttataatgaaaatcaTATATTGCATAGTATTTATAGGGCTCATCATAATTTTcaatcaaaaaaaagaataaccaaaaatatttttctagaAATTCTTTTCCTTCTTTCACCTCATGAAAAT aTTAATGAGTGTTTAAAAcaatatcaaataaaaaatgattcaTCTTCTGTAATTTATGTAGGTATTAATATTTCCAAAGATCAA gttgatatgtttataaaatcTGTTCAAGGAGATCAAACTGATTTTAACGAATTGCCCTTCTTACATGATAGGGAAAAAATTttagaaaattttaaatgtGATAATATGGACAATTTAGAGAGAtttatttatcataatatagCTTCTAAGAAAATTAATTTGAGTTAA
- a CDS encoding inositol-3-phosphate synthase, producing the protein METYKGMQFLSNKGSVKNAFNKSNLSYEVMLDRKEDENFVYSNYEHVETQVEKDCKGMVVCKKYKNSYEIIVEKVKEKRVGVLLVGIGGNNATTMLGGICANAKDLSYMNKCDLKRSNYLGSVFLSSNIRLGYNEKDKEHAYAPIYKLIDIYNPENIVYGGWDLNNMNLKDCLVRNKVFDNEVIEKIKDDLDYIPLKSVYFKGNFIAGNQQRRVNNILYGKNKLEILELVREQIRNFKKQNNLNEVIVLWSGNTEKNIPHIPGVNDTFINILHACKQNHESVSPSVIYALAAILENSPFINSSPQNTLVSAVVQLAQQKGIFIIGNDLKTGQTKIKNFLLDFYFGTGLKPKSIVSYNHLGNNDGKNLSSDLQFYSKKVSKSNLICDYVRANENLYVDDEKDVNMAVKKSLEYCEGDSLNEKGKVSADIEEDCTYVESLEKQKVNSEIVIKYVPYVGDDKKAIDEYISEIFMNGKNTIVLYNICQDSMLASPILIDLILLVELSQRVFFKPSQEKETLENEQLLNENIQIEDYKLSHTILKPKYNSFKNLDSVLFLSSIFCKSPFNSNVYKTRHSFFSQLESLWNFVRIISGLPIDAHIDLPYML; encoded by the exons ATGGAGACCTACAAGGGGATGCAATTTTTGTCGAATAAGGGAAGCGTAAAGAATGCATTTAATAAAAGCAATTTATCATATGAAGTAATGCTAGATAGAAAAGAAGATGAGAATTTTGTGTATTCTAATTATGAACATGTAGAAACACAAGTAGAGAAAGACTGTAAAGGTATGGTagtatgtaaaaaatataagaatagtTATGAAATAATAGTTGAAAAAGTTAAAGAGAAAAGAGTAGGAGTATTACTTGTAGGTATAGGAGGTAATAATGCTACGACTATGTTAGGAGGTATATGTGCGAATGCTAAAGATTTAAGTTATATGAATAAGTGTGATTTAAAGAGATCTAATTATTTAGGTAGtgtttttttatcatctaaTATTAGATTAggatataatgaaaaagataaagaaCATGCATATGCTCCAATTTATAAacttattgatatatataatccagAAAATATTGTGTATGGTGGTTGggatttaaataatatgaatttaaAAGATTGTTTAGTTCGTAATAAAGTTTTTGATAATGAAgtaattgaaaaaataaaagatgatTTAGATTACATCCCTTTAAAAAGTGTTTATTTTAAAGGAAATTTTATTGCAGGTAATCAACAACGTAgagttaataatattttatatggtaaaaataaattagaaaTATTAGAACTTGTAAGAGAACAAATTAGAAActttaaaaaacaaaataatttaaatgaagTAATTGTATTATGGTCAGGAAatacagaaaaaaatataccacATATACCAGGAGTTAATGatacttttataaatattttacatgCATGTAAACAAAATCATGAATCCGTTTCACCAAGTGTTATCTATGCTCTTGCAGCTATTCTAGAAAATTCCCCTTTTATAAATAGTAGCCCACAAAATACATTGGTAAGTGCAGTAGTACAATTAGCACAACAAAAAGGAATATTCATAATTGGAAATGATTTAAAAACAGGACAAacgaaaattaaaaatttccTCCTCGACTTTTATTTTGGCACAG GACTGAAACCAAAGAGCATCGTGTCATACAATCATCTTGGAAATAATGACGGAAAAAATTTATCATCAGATTTACAATTTTATAGCAAGAAAGTATCTAAAAGTAATTTAATATGTGACTATGTGCGTGCGaatgaaaatttatatgttgaTGACGAGAAGGATGTAAATATGGCAGTAAAAAAAAGTTTAGAATATTGTGAAGGAGATagtttaaatgaaaaaggaaaagtAAGTGCTGATATTGAAGAAGATTGTACATATGTAGAAAGTTTAGAGAAACAAAAAGTGAACAGTGAAAttgttataaaatatgtaccATATGTTGGAGATGATAAAAAAGCTATAGATGAATATATCAGtgaaatatttatgaatggaaaaaatacaatagttttatataatatctgTCAAGATTCTATGTTAGCATCTCCTATATTAAttgatttaatattattagtaGAATTATCACAACGTGTATTTTTCAAACCTAGTCAAGAAAAGGAAACATTAGAAAATGAacaattattaaatgaaaatatacaaattgaAGATTATAAATTATCTCATACTATATTAAAACcaaaatataattcatttaaaaatttagatAGTGTTCTCTTTTTATCGAGTATTTTCTGTAAATCTCCTTTTAAttcaaatgtatataaaacaaGACATTCTTTCTTTTCACAATTAGAAAGTTTATGGAATTTTGTTAGAATTATATCTGGATTACCAATAGATGCTCATATTGATTTACCATATATGCTTTAA